The Chitinophaga caeni genome segment TGCCATTTTTCCAGCGCGTTGCCGGGTGTTTTTGCAATTTTATTCTCTACCTGGGATAATTTGTAACGGGTGTCCTTTCTCAAGCCTTCGAGGTATTCCATCTTTTCCTGTAATTCGGGGCTCGCCTGTGTTTTCAAGCTCACCCGGTTTTGATCATCCACCTCGCTGTCATCCCTTCTTAATGCTTGTTTGAATTCCTTTTCTGCTTGTTCCACTAGGTTTCTTTCCTCTTCTTCCGATTTGGCTATATACTCGTCATAAACTTTGTCTACCGGCATCCGCACTACATTTTGTGCCCCTTTCTCCAAATAGCTATCCAGGAAAACGGGCTCCTCTTCATCGGCGTCCAAGATAATGATGTAGCTCCCCGGGTTCGCTCTTTTTTTTAATTCAGAAACAAATTCCTCTGAAATATCGAAAGCCTGTACCTCTCCGTAGGCTCCAACAAGCATGCCGAAGGTAGCGCCGATAACAACGCCAATCGGGCCTCCTAATAATCCAACTAAACCACCTATGGCAGTACCGGTAATCGTACGCCATCCTTCCTCCGGATCATCGGTATCCGTTAATACTTTTATTTCCTGGCCGTCAAGAACTTTTAACAATACTTTCCTGTAGATGATGATATCATGAATTTCCTGTAAATCTTTTAAATGTTGCCAGGCGTCGTGGGCAGATTCCTTCTTGGCGTAGGAGGCTACTATTACATTTTCCATTGCTAAAGGTTTTTACACTTAAACTATCTGTATTATAACGTGTTGCAAAAGGGGATTGTTCAATAATGCGGGCTGTATAAAGTGTAAAATTTATTAGCATATGACATAAGTCGTTAAACATCAAAACATTTACAAAGCGGCCTTTGTTAATATCAAATAAAACAATGCGCCATGGGAAAGTTAGTTTTTCTGTCGGGGATATTATGCATGTTGTTGATCCCCAATTGGGTATCGGCCCAACAATCTTCCAGTGGGAGCGAGGATGAACTCGCTATTGTACAAGCGATATAGAAGAAAGCGAAAAGAGACCTTATCAAGGAGTATATGAAGTTGGATTCCACGAAGGGGGGCGCTTTTTGGAAAGTCTATGATAAATATGAAAATAGCCGTAAAGGAATTATCAATAACCGGTTGAATATCTTGAAGGACTATGCAGATGAATATAAAACATTAAATGATGCCGAGGCAATCAACTTGGCCAACAGGGCCATCAAGAATAAGCTAGCCGCCGAAAAGCTGAATAAGAAATACTTAAAGCGTTTTAGTAAAGCGATCGGGGGTAAAGGAGCCGCCAAATTCATGCAATTAGAGAATTACATTCAAACCGTTATCAGTAGTTCGATCCAGGAACAATTGCCTTTCATCGATGAATTGCAAGAAGCACAAGCGGCGGCCCTGGATATGTAATATTATTTTTCGCCGGAATTATTGTAATAGGTAAAGTCATTGGTGATCTTCCCGTTCTCTATCTTAAATATTGAGCAGATAGGCAGTGTAAACGTGGTACTGTCAGGTAATGTGCCACGGGAGATAAATTCTACGATCATATAATCATCGCCCGATGGATACATATTGATGATAGTATCATTTACATCGGGTATGCCTTGTTGTAACGCCGTGTATTTGTGTATAATTTGTTCATGTGTTTGATACACTAATCCCTGGCCCAATGATGGGTCCTTGAAAGCCGCGGTGTCACTGTACATAGCTGCCATACTTTTCCAATCATGTTGGTTGAAGTTATCGAAATATTCATTGATCAATGCAGAATGCGTGTTCACGGTATCTTCTGCCGGGATACGATCTTGATTACATGCACAAAACGTAAGCGTCATCCCGAATATAGGGGCAATGAAGTATTTCATGGGATCATGATTTTATAAAAGATAAATAATTTTTCGAATTTAAATGATTACCAACCTATGTAGGGAGGTGGTTTGATTCCTTTTAACCTTAAATAAACGATCACTTGCCCCAAGTGATGTGATTGGTGGTCGTGTAAGAGTATCAGTATCTGCCGCTTTGTTTTAGGTCCCGCGAAGAACTTCACGATGTCATCAAGTTCGGAGGCTTGCAATTGTTGATGTGCTTTCAGTCCGCTGGCATAAGCATCTTTCAACACTTGGATCACACCGGCTTTATCAAGATTTTCGGCATCGAGTTTAGGAACAGTCCCGCCATTCATTAAATAACTGTTGGAAAGCCATTGTATATTTTGGGCGATATGTACCATTTGTTCTTTAAAGCTCATTTGTTCTGGCACCGGTTTGAAATCGTAATATTCCTCCGGCATTAATTCCGCCATTTTTAACGCGTAACCCGTTGCGTTTTGCCACTTTACGGAAAGCTGGCTCAATAGGCTGTCTTTTTGCTGCGCCTGCGCCTTACTACTGCATAAAAACGTAACAAAGGCGAGTAGGAGACTTGTATAAATGATCTTCATAGAATTTGAATGTAGTTATAAAAAATGGCATTATATTGAAAGTAACGTTATTCGAATATAAGAAATCATTGTTGATCAACTTACAACTTTCGAGATTTGCCATTTTATTGACCGTAGTAAAATCCCTAAACCTGTTTAAGAACAGATTCCCAGCCTGTAATATTGTCCCCGCGTCGCTTGCTGCAAAGCTTCGTCAATTTGCTCCAAAGGAAATTCCTTGCCTACTAAGCCGTCAAAAGGATATTTTCGTCGATGTTTTTTTATAAAGTTTATGGCTTGGGCCAAGTCATCCGGCGTGTAGTTATGAAGACCTTTAATAGTTAATAAATTTTTAACGATCATTTCAGCATTTACAAGGGTGGCAGGTTGGGAATATACAGCGCCCACCCAAACGGCGGTTCCCCCTGTATTTAAACACGATAAGCCTCTTTCCATTACGGCGGGAACGCCGGTTGTATCAATTACGATATCAAATTCTTTGGTAACCGGGGTGTTTTCTGCACCGAATCTTGTAGCCATTTCCAATCTTCCCCGGTTAATATCCATCGCTACCACCTTGGCCGCCGCAGCTTCTTTGGACATTGCACATGCTGAAAGGCCAAGCATGCCGCATCCGGTAACCAGCACATTTTTGTTTTTCACATTTCCTGCAAGGCGAAGGGCCCCGGCTATAGTAGCATGGGTGCAGTTGATCGGGGCCGCCTCCCGGGGTGTTAGGCTCCCCGGTAATTTGAAAATGGCCGTCCCTTTTTTCAATACACAATGCGTTGAGAAACCCCCGTTCAATCCATCTTCCAAGGTAAATTCTTGATGTCCATATTTATATAAGCCCGGTGATTTTTGCGGCATGCCCCTCAAGGCCATCGTGTTTCCATGGGGATCGAATGCATACACGCACCAGGTAACCAGGTCGCCAACCTGCAAATTTTCACCTGCGAAGTCGGTATCTATGCCCGTTCCTTTCGCGGTAATTCTACCGATAATTTCATGTCCCAAAACGCAAGGCATGGGGCCATGACGTCTTCCGAGGTAAGTATGGACATCGCTCGTGCAGATCGTGGTGTATTCTATTTTAACCAGCACTTCTTCGTTCGAGGTGGTTGGGATGGGTATCGTTACCGCTTCTAATGGTTTTCCTACGTCGCTAAATACCATCGAGGTTGCATATGCAGGGCTTGGATTACACATATTGATAAGTCTTGAAATTGATTGAATCAAAGGTAAAATATTGAGCCCCTAATTGAAAATAAATTTACTAATAGTAAAATTATTTAACTATTAGTTCATATTCAGTTAACATGCTTTGTGCTTTGTAGTATTAATTTTATGGCTGTTAAAAGGAAATGGAAGAAATGTTCAATAAAATATTTAATTTTACAAATAGTAAAAATTGGTCGAGTGCATATTTGATAATTGCCGTATTTATTTGTTATACGGGAATGTATGCCGTTAGGAAATCCTTCTTGGCAGGTCAATTTACCGGGCTGGACTTTGGGTATGGTTT includes the following:
- a CDS encoding nuclear transport factor 2 family protein; translation: MKYFIAPIFGMTLTFCACNQDRIPAEDTVNTHSALINEYFDNFNQHDWKSMAAMYSDTAAFKDPSLGQGLVYQTHEQIIHKYTALQQGIPDVNDTIINMYPSGDDYMIVEFISRGTLPDSTTFTLPICSIFKIENGKITNDFTYYNNSGEK
- a CDS encoding DinB family protein, coding for MKIIYTSLLLAFVTFLCSSKAQAQQKDSLLSQLSVKWQNATGYALKMAELMPEEYYDFKPVPEQMSFKEQMVHIAQNIQWLSNSYLMNGGTVPKLDAENLDKAGVIQVLKDAYASGLKAHQQLQASELDDIVKFFAGPKTKRQILILLHDHQSHHLGQVIVYLRLKGIKPPPYIGW
- a CDS encoding zinc-binding dehydrogenase, with translation MCNPSPAYATSMVFSDVGKPLEAVTIPIPTTSNEEVLVKIEYTTICTSDVHTYLGRRHGPMPCVLGHEIIGRITAKGTGIDTDFAGENLQVGDLVTWCVYAFDPHGNTMALRGMPQKSPGLYKYGHQEFTLEDGLNGGFSTHCVLKKGTAIFKLPGSLTPREAAPINCTHATIAGALRLAGNVKNKNVLVTGCGMLGLSACAMSKEAAAAKVVAMDINRGRLEMATRFGAENTPVTKEFDIVIDTTGVPAVMERGLSCLNTGGTAVWVGAVYSQPATLVNAEMIVKNLLTIKGLHNYTPDDLAQAINFIKKHRRKYPFDGLVGKEFPLEQIDEALQQATRGQYYRLGICS
- a CDS encoding DUF1269 domain-containing protein, yielding MENVIVASYAKKESAHDAWQHLKDLQEIHDIIIYRKVLLKVLDGQEIKVLTDTDDPEEGWRTITGTAIGGLVGLLGGPIGVVIGATFGMLVGAYGEVQAFDISEEFVSELKKRANPGSYIIILDADEEEPVFLDSYLEKGAQNVVRMPVDKVYDEYIAKSEEEERNLVEQAEKEFKQALRRDDSEVDDQNRVSLKTQASPELQEKMEYLEGLRKDTRYKLSQVENKIAKTPGNALEKWHRQKERFLPGSNSK